In the Streptomyces fradiae ATCC 10745 = DSM 40063 genome, GCCTAGCCGCCCTCCTCACGGGGCGGGCACGTCGTCCCACGTGGCGGACGGCATGCTTGGCGGGGGCCGAAGTCCGGCCACATGGCGCGTACGGCGCTCCACGATGTGGCCGGAGGTCGGCAACGACCGATAGTGTTCAGCATTGTCGAACCGCGGAGTGAAGGAGCAGGCCGGGGATGGCGAAGAACATCCAGTCGCTTGAACGGGCGGCGGCGATGCTGCGACTGCTCGCCGGCGGAGAGCGCCGGCTGGGTCTCTCCGACATCGCGTCGTCGCTCGGCCTCGCGAAGGGGACGGCGCACGGCATCCTCCGCACACTGCAGGCGGAGGGGTTCGTCGAGCAGGACGCCGCCTCGGGCAGGTACCAGCTGGGGGCGGAGCTGCTCCGGCTCGGCAACAGCTATCTGGACGTGCACGAGCTGCGCGCGCGGGCCCTCGTCTGGACCGACGACCTGGCCAGGTCGAGCGGCGAGAGCGTGCACCTGGGCGTGCTGCACCAGCACGGGGTGCTCGTCATCCACCACGTCTTCCGGCCCGACGACAGCCGCCAGGTGCTGGAGGTCGGCGCGATGCAGCCGCTGCACTCCACCGCGCTGGGCAAGGTGCTGTCCGCGTACGACCCGGTGGCGCACAGCGAGGCCGTGGAGGTGGAGCGCAAGGCGTTCACCGCGCGGACGGTCACGGCGCTGGAGGACTTCGAGGAGCTGCTGGACCTGACGCGGGCGCGCGGCTGGGCGGCCGACGTGGAGGAGACCTGGGAGGGCGTGGCCTCGGTGGCGGCGCCCATCCACGACCGGCGGCGGATGCCGGTGGGCGCGGTGGCGATCACCGGCGCCGTGGAGCGGGTCTGCGACCGGGGCGAGCTGCGGTCCGAGCTGGTCGCGGCGGTACGGGAGTGCGCGCGGGCCGTCTCGCGGGACCTGGGCGCGGGGCGCTTCTGACGCCTGGGCGCCGCTTGCCGCCCACCGGGCCCCGCGCCGCGCGCGCGGGGCCCTTCCTGCGCCTGGGCGCGGGGCCTCTCCTGCGCCTGGGTGCGGCCGCGCCCGGCCCTGTCGCACACCGCCCCGGGGCCCCGCCTCGGCGCACCCTGAGCCCGGCCGGCGCTTGGCCGCGGACCCGACCCGGCCCCCGCCTCGGACCCCGCCGGGGCGCCACCGCCGCCGCCACCGCGGGACCGCCGCCGGGACACACGGTCGGGCGCGCCACGGCTTCCGCCGCCGCTGCCGAGGACGCCGCCCGGCCCGCGGCCGCGGGCGCCGCCCCGGGCGCGCCGGGGGCACCCGCGGCCCCGCCGCGGGCCGGGCCCGCGGTAACGATCGGGTCTCGCGCCCACCAACCCTTGACTCGCTGTTCACCCGAGGGCAAAACTGCCGTCCATCGGTCGGCATTGTCGAACACCTACCGGAATGACGCGCTAGAGTGTGACAACGCCAGGAGGCCGGCACCGCCCTCATCCCGAGGGCACGGACCACCGGAGGGACCCGGGGTTCGCCTTTCCCCTGGACGAAGGACAAAGGAGTCGCGGGTGTCCAGCTCCGACATCTTCATCGGCGAGACCATCGGTACCGCCGTACTCATCCTCCTCGGCGGAGGCGTCGTCGCCGCCGTCGTGCTCAAGCGCTCGAAGGCGCGGGACGCCGGCTGGCTGGCCATCACCTTCGGGTGGGGCTTCGCGGTCATGACCGCCGTCTACATGACCGGTGCCCTCTCCGGCGCCCATCTGAACCCCGCGGTCACCGTGGGCATCGCCCTGAAGGACGGCGCCTGGGGCGACGTCCCCGTCTACTTCGCCGGCCAGTTCCTCGGCGCCATGATCGGCGCGGTCCTGGTGTGGGTGGCCTACTACGGGCAGTTCCAGGCCCACCTCCGCGACCCCGAGGCGGCGGCGAAGCCCGCGGTGGAGGGCCCCGGCCCGGTCCTGGGCGTGTTCGCCACCGGCCCCGAGATCCGCAACGTCTGGCAGAACCTGGCCACCGAGATCATCGGCACCTTCGTGCTGGTCCTGGCCGTGCTCACGCAGGGCCTCAACGACGACGGCAAGGGCCTGAACGTCCTCGGCGGTCTGATCGTCGCCCTCGTCGTCGTCGGCATCGGCCTGTCGCTGGGCGGACCGACCGGCTACGCGATCAACCCGGCCCGCGACCTCGGCCCCCGCATCGTGCACGCCCTGCTCCCCCTGCCGAACAAGGGGGGCTCCGACTGGGGGTACGCCTGGATCCCGGTCGTGGGCCCGCTGGTCGGCGCCGCCGCGGCCGCGGGTATCTACTCCCTCGCGTTCGCCGGCTGAGCCGAGCCGACCCGACCCGTCCACCGACCTGACGAGGAGCACACCCCATGACCGCCACGATCTCCCACGGCACCGGCCCCTTCATCGCCGCCATCGACCAGGGCACCACCTCCAGCCGCTGCATCGTCTTCGACCGCGACGGCCGCATCGTCTCCGTCGACCAGAAGGAGCACGAGCAGATCTTCCCCAAGCCCGGCTGGGTCGAGCACGACGCCGCCGAGATCTGGACGAACGTCCAGGAAGTCGTCGCCGGCGCCATCGAGAAGGCCGGCATCACCGCCGCCGACGTCAAGGCCATCGGCATCACCAACCAGCGCGAGACGACGCTGCTCTGGGACCGGCACACCGGTGAGCCCGTCCACAACGCGATCGTGTGGCAGGACACCCGCACCGACGCCCTGTGCCGGGAGCTGGGCCGCAACGTCGGCCAGGACCGATTCCGCCGCGAGACCGGCCTCCCCCTCGCCTCCTACTTCGCGGGCCCCAAGGTCCGCTGGCTGCTCGACAACGTCGAGGGGCTGCGCGAGCGCGCCGAGCGCGGCGACATCCTCTTCGGCACGATGGACTCCTGGGTCATCTGGAACCTGACCGGCGGCGCCGACGGCGGCCGGCACGTGACCGACGTCACCAACGCCTCCCGCACCATGCTGATGAACCTGCACACCATGCAGTGGGACGAGAAGATCCTCCACTCCATGGAGGTGCCCGCCGCGCTCCTCCCCGAGATCCGCTCCTCCGCCGAGGTGTACGGGCAGGTCAAGGGCGGCGTCCTGGACGGTGTCCCGGTCGCCTCCGCGCTCGGCGACCAGCAGGCCGCCCTGTTCGGCCAGACCTGCTTCGCCGAGGGCGAGGCGAAGTCCACGTACGGCACCGGCACCTTCATGCTGATGAACACCGGCGACAAGGTGATCAACTCCTACAGCGGGCTGCTCACCACCGTGGGCTACCGGATCGGCGACGAGAAGCCGGTCTACGCCCTGGAGGGCTCCATCGCCGTCACCGGCTCGCTCGTCCAGTGGATGCGCGACCAGATGGGCCTCATCAGCACCGCGGCCGAGATCGAGACGCTGGCCCTGTCCGTCGAGGACAACGGCGGCGCCTACTTCGTGCCGGCCTTCTCCGGCCTGTTCGCCCCGTACTGGCGCTCCGACGCCCGCGGCGT is a window encoding:
- a CDS encoding IclR family transcriptional regulator, whose protein sequence is MAKNIQSLERAAAMLRLLAGGERRLGLSDIASSLGLAKGTAHGILRTLQAEGFVEQDAASGRYQLGAELLRLGNSYLDVHELRARALVWTDDLARSSGESVHLGVLHQHGVLVIHHVFRPDDSRQVLEVGAMQPLHSTALGKVLSAYDPVAHSEAVEVERKAFTARTVTALEDFEELLDLTRARGWAADVEETWEGVASVAAPIHDRRRMPVGAVAITGAVERVCDRGELRSELVAAVRECARAVSRDLGAGRF
- a CDS encoding MIP/aquaporin family protein, which produces MSSSDIFIGETIGTAVLILLGGGVVAAVVLKRSKARDAGWLAITFGWGFAVMTAVYMTGALSGAHLNPAVTVGIALKDGAWGDVPVYFAGQFLGAMIGAVLVWVAYYGQFQAHLRDPEAAAKPAVEGPGPVLGVFATGPEIRNVWQNLATEIIGTFVLVLAVLTQGLNDDGKGLNVLGGLIVALVVVGIGLSLGGPTGYAINPARDLGPRIVHALLPLPNKGGSDWGYAWIPVVGPLVGAAAAAGIYSLAFAG
- the glpK gene encoding glycerol kinase GlpK; the encoded protein is MTATISHGTGPFIAAIDQGTTSSRCIVFDRDGRIVSVDQKEHEQIFPKPGWVEHDAAEIWTNVQEVVAGAIEKAGITAADVKAIGITNQRETTLLWDRHTGEPVHNAIVWQDTRTDALCRELGRNVGQDRFRRETGLPLASYFAGPKVRWLLDNVEGLRERAERGDILFGTMDSWVIWNLTGGADGGRHVTDVTNASRTMLMNLHTMQWDEKILHSMEVPAALLPEIRSSAEVYGQVKGGVLDGVPVASALGDQQAALFGQTCFAEGEAKSTYGTGTFMLMNTGDKVINSYSGLLTTVGYRIGDEKPVYALEGSIAVTGSLVQWMRDQMGLISTAAEIETLALSVEDNGGAYFVPAFSGLFAPYWRSDARGVITGLTRYVTKAHIARAVLEATAWQTREITDAMTKDSGVELAALKVDGGMTSNNLLMQTLSDVLDAPVVRPMVAETTCLGAAYAAGLAVGFWPDTDALRANWRRAAEWTPRMDAETRDREYKNWLKAVERSMGWVEEEN